The genomic window ACCGTAATCAAACTTCTATCACGAGCCGATAGTTCTTGTTCTCTGCTCCATACTTCGCCAAATAAAATATCATCATTTAATTCAGCAAATTGTGGAGAAATATCTCCCAGTATGTCTCTCCCTGCTGTTTATTTTTTCATCTTATTATCCCCTTTACTTTTTAAGCGTTAAATAAATATCATCTGAAACAGGCTCTAGCCATTCTGGTGTTCCTGCCGTAATAGCAATATGTTCAAACCAACTATCTATTGTTGCACCATGCCAATGTTTCACACCATCATGAGTCACAATAACATCACCAGCTTTTAAAAATTGTGCTTCTTTTCCATCTTCTTGATACCAACCTTCTCCACCAGTCACTAGTAATAATTGAAATCCATCATGATGAATATGCCAATTATTTCGACAACCTGGTTCAAATGTAACATTACCAACTCCCACACTAACTTCTGGATCTGCAATCAACGTATTAAGATAACTTTGACCGATAAAGTATTGACTGTAAGCGTCATTTTTCTCCCCTGCTGGAAATATAATTCCTTCTCTTACTTCTTCATTTTTTACCATTATTAATTCCTCCTACTATAATGTTTGTAATGAACTAACCAATTTGATACTGATTTTTGTGATGTTTTTACACGGGAACCTTGGATGGCTAGTCCAGGCATAACGCTAGATAATGGACATACTTTGTTTAATTCATATAAACTGCGTCCAAATCCACTTCCTTCGTGTGTACAAAATGGGTAAATAATTTTCTTCGATACGTTTTCCTGTTCTAAAAAGTGTTTCATGATTCTTGGCATTGATCCACACCATGTTGGAAAACCAATGAATAAATGATTGCCATACAATGGATTTTTTACAGAATAATATGCTGGCTTACTATTTTCCCTAAGTTCTTTTTCAACAATATCAATTGTTTCTAAATACGATATTGGGTAATCTTTAACTGGTTTAATTTCAACCATGTCACAGTCTAACTGTGATGCGATGATTTTAGCTAATTGTTTCGTATTTCCTTGATTGATTATATTGATTTGACCATTAACTAAATTCTCACCTTCTCTTGAAAAATAAATTACTTTTACCAACGTCTCACCTCACAAAAAAATGTACCATTAACTTATTGAACAAGTTAATGGTACAGCTTTTTATTCGGAATAACGAATGCCTATTGATATATGTACTATGCTTCAAAAGCATGTTGGAATGTTTCTATAAACCTTTCAACAGTAGGCGAAAACATATGATTCTTTTTCCACACTAAGACACAATTTGTTGTAATTTCTGGTTCCAATGGTAAAAAGGTTATCTCAGTGTCTTGACGATTATATACAGCTCCTTCAATAGTCAAAGCAGATCCAACCCTATTAGCAACTAAAGAAAAGACGTTGAAAATTAAATTGAATGTCCCAACGATATTTAAATCTTCCTCGTCTATCCCTTTCCAAGAATAAATCATTTGTTGAATATCATTTCGGGATGAGATAAGTAGGGGTACACCTATCAACTCTTCAAGGTGAATACTTTCTTTCTGAGTTAAGTAAGATTGGTTGGATACAAGAAGGCCCCATCTCTCCTTACGTGGTAATGGAAAAATGTGATAATTAGTGATTTTAATCGGCTCCAACAGAATCGCAATGTCTAACAATCCTCGCTCTAATTTTTCAACAATATCATCACTTGTGCCACTAAAAATAGAAAAACTCACCTGTGGATGCTCTTCTGTAAATTCTTCTAACATTAAGGCTAATGTATCTGAATTATCTGCCTCTACACATCCAATATTAATATTTCCTTTAAGTAAAATATCCCCTTTAATCTGAAATTCACGTTCTGTTTCATCTGTTAGATACAATATTTCTTCTGCTCTATTTTTTAAAAATTGACCAGATTCGGTAAGGTACATCTTTTTATCTTTTCGAATAAACAATGTCGTTCCTAAACTTTCTTCAAACTCTTTTAATTGTCGACTTAATGTCGGTTGAGTTATATGTAATACTTCAGCCGCTTGGGAAATGGTTTGTTCTTTTGCAATAGCTAAAAAGTATCGTAATAGTCGAATTTCCATCAGCATCACCTAACCTTTTAATGATTTATATAAATGATGACTCATTTTTTTTATTATTGCAACTAATTAGTTGACATAGAGTACACTCTAAGTCGTATGCTTATCTTATCAACTTATTAAAGGAGTGATTTATATGAATAGACCGTATATTTTTTGCCATATGGCAACA from Vagococcus martis includes these protein-coding regions:
- a CDS encoding cupin domain-containing protein, producing the protein MVKNEEVREGIIFPAGEKNDAYSQYFIGQSYLNTLIADPEVSVGVGNVTFEPGCRNNWHIHHDGFQLLLVTGGEGWYQEDGKEAQFLKAGDVIVTHDGVKHWHGATIDSWFEHIAITAGTPEWLEPVSDDIYLTLKK
- a CDS encoding flavodoxin, producing MVKVIYFSREGENLVNGQINIINQGNTKQLAKIIASQLDCDMVEIKPVKDYPISYLETIDIVEKELRENSKPAYYSVKNPLYGNHLFIGFPTWCGSMPRIMKHFLEQENVSKKIIYPFCTHEGSGFGRSLYELNKVCPLSSVMPGLAIQGSRVKTSQKSVSNWLVHYKHYSRRN
- a CDS encoding LysR family transcriptional regulator, yielding MEIRLLRYFLAIAKEQTISQAAEVLHITQPTLSRQLKEFEESLGTTLFIRKDKKMYLTESGQFLKNRAEEILYLTDETEREFQIKGDILLKGNINIGCVEADNSDTLALMLEEFTEEHPQVSFSIFSGTSDDIVEKLERGLLDIAILLEPIKITNYHIFPLPRKERWGLLVSNQSYLTQKESIHLEELIGVPLLISSRNDIQQMIYSWKGIDEEDLNIVGTFNLIFNVFSLVANRVGSALTIEGAVYNRQDTEITFLPLEPEITTNCVLVWKKNHMFSPTVERFIETFQHAFEA